The Streptomyces sp. 135 sequence CTTCTCCGACCTGCCGAAGAACGCGCAGGGCTACGTGAAGGCACTGGAGGAGATGTCCGGCGCCCCGATCTCCGCGATCGGCGTGGGCCCGGGCCGCACGGAGACGATCGAGATCAACTCGTTCGTCTGAGCCGCCCGCCCCGGGACCGGGGCTCGGCTCACTCAGCTCACTCAACGGGGTGGGTCGCGCTGGAGTGCGACCCACCCCTCGCGCATGCCGCGCGACACTGCCCGGTATGACGGTCAGCAGCGCATACCGGCGGCTCAGGGAGCTTGCCGAGGCATTCGAGGCGGTGGCGGAGAACCACGGCGATCCGGTGCGGGCGGACATCGCGAACGGCGAGATCACGGTGCGCGCGGTGTTTCCGACCATCACGCGTGGAGAGGTCATCGCCGAGATCGGGGTGCAGCTCGGGAACCAGGACCCGACGCTGTTCACCGCCGCCGCATGCCGGGTCGACCACCCGGGCCTCGGCATGTGCCGGACCGCGGATGTGCTCGTCATGGAGCGGGAGGTGTACGAGCGTGGAGTCCACGACGACTTCGCCGCCTTCGCCCCGGACGTCTCCGTCGCCTTCGAGGTGGTGTCACCGCCCTGCGCGAGCGAGGACCACCTCACGAAGCTCCGCGACTACGCGCGCATGGGCATCCCGATGTACGTGATCGTCGACCCCCGCGACGGCATGATCACGGTGCACTCCGGCACGGACACCTCCGCAGGGGAGCCGCGTTACGCGGACGCCCCCCGCCGCTACAAGTTCGGCGACACCGTCCAGCTGGGCCCGTGGTCGGTGGAGACAGGTGACTTCCGCCGGTACCGCAATTGACCATGCCGATGGCGGGGCCTACCGCCGACGCCGGTAGTACGCCACCGTGAGGACCAGCAGCAGCGGTCCCCACAGTGTCATCAGCCCGCTCACCGTCATCGCGAGGACGTTCCAGCCGTCGGCGTAGGGCCAGCCTCGCGGGCCCTCGGTGAAGGCCAGGACGAGCCAGTCGGCGCACAGCACGCTGAAGAGCACCCCCGCGAGGGTCCCCGGAACGATCACGGCGGCGGGCGGTACGCGTCGCCCGCCGAGGCGGGGGACCCAGGCCGGGAAGACCTCGCCCCAGCGGCGCACGAACCCGAGGCCGAGCAGTGCGGCCAGCTCGGTGAGCACGCTCAGCCCGAGCACGTACGGCGTGTTCCACCACACCTGATCCGGGGCCGCCCCGCCCATCCCGTAACCGAAGGCGAAGGGCAGCCGCCACACGCAGACGGGGAGCGCGAGAAGGGACAGCGCGTGGGCGGCCCGGAGGGTCCAGGCGGGGGCGACGTGTGCGGCTGCTGTGGTCATGCCGCAAGCCTCGCCGTGACCCCGGCCCGGTGGATCACCTCCGGGGCCGGTCCGCCTCCACCGCGCGGGGGAGGCCTACTCGGCCCAGGAGAGGAACGCGGTCCAGGCGTCCGCCGAGACGGAGAGGGCGGGGCCCCCGGGGTTCTTGGAGTCGCGGATGTGGGTGGTGGAGGTGGTGGCTTGGGGGCAGGGGGCGATCTCGACGCAGGCCCCGCCGCTGTCGTTGCTGTAGCTCGACTTGCGCCACTCATAGGCGACTTCGAGGCATTGGCCGCCGCCGCTGTCGCTGTAGCTCGACTTGAACCACCGCAGAGTGCTGCTCATGACCGTTCTTCTCCCGCCAGCCGCTCGATGAGGCTCAGCGAGTCGTCCGGGCTCAGAGCCTGTGTTCGGATCTTCGCATAACGGTGGGCGAGTTGGGACACCTTGGCGGGATCACTGACAAGGTGGCTCTCGTCCTCGATCTCCAGGTAGACCACGTGGTGGTGTTCCTTGGTCTCCACCAGAATCATGGGGCCTCGATCTCCAGCGTGAGTGCCGCGTAACCCGCGCTCCAAGGGCAGCACCTGGATGCTGACATTGTCCCGCTGCGCGTCCTCAGCGAGCGAGCGGAGTTGCCCGCGCAGGATGTCCCAACTGCCGAACGGCCGCCGTAGTACGGACTCGTCGAGGATCAGCTCGATCATCGCGGTCGGCTCGCGGTCGAAGAGCGCCTTGCGGGCCATGCGTGCCTCGACCAGCTCGTCGACCTTGGCCTCGGGCAATTTCGGGTAGCCGCCGCAGATCAGCGCACGTGCGTACTCCTCGCTCTGGAAGAGGCCGTCAACGACGTATGTCTGGTACGAGCACAGCGTCACCGCCTGCGCCTCCATCAGAGAGAAGTTCTTGAACTGC is a genomic window containing:
- a CDS encoding Uma2 family endonuclease, giving the protein MTVSSAYRRLRELAEAFEAVAENHGDPVRADIANGEITVRAVFPTITRGEVIAEIGVQLGNQDPTLFTAAACRVDHPGLGMCRTADVLVMEREVYERGVHDDFAAFAPDVSVAFEVVSPPCASEDHLTKLRDYARMGIPMYVIVDPRDGMITVHSGTDTSAGEPRYADAPRRYKFGDTVQLGPWSVETGDFRRYRN
- a CDS encoding DUF397 domain-containing protein, producing the protein MSSTLRWFKSSYSDSGGGQCLEVAYEWRKSSYSNDSGGACVEIAPCPQATTSTTHIRDSKNPGGPALSVSADAWTAFLSWAE
- a CDS encoding Scr1 family TA system antitoxin-like transcriptional regulator, with amino-acid sequence MARSANKDEAGGVTHLVAALARALREQQRLSQTEVGAMTGYTGSAISAMETCAQPASDQMLVKLEEAIGCGLGVFDKARQYVLMDKYPPQFKNFSLMEAQAVTLCSYQTYVVDGLFQSEEYARALICGGYPKLPEAKVDELVEARMARKALFDREPTAMIELILDESVLRRPFGSWDILRGQLRSLAEDAQRDNVSIQVLPLERGLRGTHAGDRGPMILVETKEHHHVVYLEIEDESHLVSDPAKVSQLAHRYAKIRTQALSPDDSLSLIERLAGEERS